The genome window CCCAGTGGAGGGTGACCCAGGCACCGTCAGGGGTACAGATGGAGCAGGCACTTGTCCCTCTTCCTCTTTGTGCTCAGAGGCCCCATTGGGCAGAGGTTCCCTCTGGTGCCTGGAGGCCTCTCTTCCCTCCACTCCACCCCTCAAAATCGCAGCCCTACAGCACTGAGAACAAAGACCAGAACCAAAGGGGTGGGGTGACTTCATGATTAATACCTGGCTTCTCCCAGCAGGATCTATGGACTGGGGCCTCAGGTGAGGCTCACAGATTGTGGTCACCCAGGTGCCGCAGACAAGGGGCTGAGagttggctggggctggggcggTTCCAGGACCATGTGGAGACCAGCTGGAGGGGCTGGCATTCTTCAGAGCTAAAGAGCATGTAGAGAGTGGCCCCCCACAGTGCAGAGGCTGGCAGCCCTCCAGAGGCGAGCAGGCATCGTCAGCCCTGCCCCAGCTCTCTCTGCCTTTTGTCCTCTCTGTTCTCCCTGACCCTCCCCCCAGACCTGCAGCCTGGAAGGCTACAGCACAGCCAGGCCAGTCACTGGGAGCAGTGCCTCATGTTCCCCTCAGGAAGGCCTGGCCAGCCACAGCTGCGGGTCACCTGAGAGGGCTGGAAGGGGACAGATGGAACCCACCATCACTGTGCCACCTGTGTGGACCCATATGCTGGCCCTCTCACCTGCAGGAACCCCCCGGCGCAGCCGGCAATGAAGAcatgtgtgtagctggggggCTGAGCCCACCGCTCCTGGTGAGAGGTCGCTGTGAGCACCAGCAGGGCATTGCTATAGACCCCAAACTGGACGGAGCTGACCACAGCTATGCTCATGATGGGGAAGCTCATGCCCTTGAAGAAGCCCAGGAGCTGCAAAGGGACACGGTGACACTGGAGTCGGCCTGGTGGggcttcccctttccctttccagCCCTGGCAAGGCCTCCTCTGGCTGGAAACTACTCCTGAGCCCTGCCACAGGAGGCAGCGGCAGGCTGAGGCTCCACCCCTGGGGTGCTAAGCTAccacccagccccccacccaAGGGTCCCAGACAGAGCCCGTGGAAGTTGGTGGTGACTGCCCCAGATGCCTCCCACCACAAAGAAGTGGGCCACCCACCGATTCATGGCGGTAAATCTTGACCATGCAATCAACTATGCCCTGGTACGTGGTCTGGGTCTGTAGCCGCACCTGGATGGGGAGGACAGAGCAGGTGGGGTAGAGGAGCAGGTGGGCAGGCCAGGGCAGAATGCCAGCGGGCAGGAGAGCAGGGAAGGGCCTCCGTTAGCCAGGCAGAATCCCAGGGCACCCTGATGTTTGGTTCAGGTGTGATCTTTCATCCTCTAGTGCCTCTCCTAGACTCACCTTTACAGTGTCAAAGGGATGTCCTAGGACCAAGCCCAGAGCTCCTGTGGTGACAAGAAGATGCTATAAGTGAGGGCCTCATGCCAGGCCCAGGAAGCAAGTCTGTGCCAAGAGGAAAGAGGGAttcaggcaggaggaaggagggaagggccTTCTCATGCACGTGCAACCCACCCTTCTGCCAGACTCCAGAGGAACCCCGCTGTCCCCCAGCCCCTCCgcaccaggcactgggctaggcaGGCACTGGAGCAAGGGACTCAGACCCGGGCCCTGCCTGTGGATACACATGCAGAAGGGAAGATCCAAGCAAAGACGCACGTGTCCTCAGCTGGAAGCCAGCACCTGAGTGTCTCACTGCTCGTGGAACCCTGGGGGTCTGGAACCAACCTCCAAAGCTCCCGCCTCCCTGCCAGCTttactccttccttcctccaactCCTAATGTCGTCTGGATACAGAGCAGGCCCCACCCTCCTGGCGCTGGATCCCCTCTCCAGTTGGCAGTGCAGAGCTGAGGGTCCTTCCTAGGAGCCAGGCTAGCGCGAGGGCAGGATGGTCCCCCTGCCCTGCCACCTCTGCATTTCCCAGTCTTTTCCTCCATAACAGAGGCTGGTTCTGGAGCTTGGGGGAAGTCACATTCCCAGGAGGCAGGTTCAGAATGTCCCTCTTTCTCCTAAGAGGAAGGTCACCAACAAGCTGGGCTGGGCCCACAGGCATAGCAGGCCTGGGAGTGCGACCCATTGCAAGGTAGAGCAGAGGCCCAAAGAGGAACTCAGATTAGCAGGTGAGGTCAAAGGTGAACTTCCTCCCTGAGCACCTGGGTGGGCCTGGAAGCTGGGCTAGTGGTGCAGGCTGCTCCTTTGGCTCTCCCGCCCCGGGCAGGTGTCAGGCAGCGtggccttggacttcccacctgtgccttcctctcttctctccctgttGGCCACTTGCAGGAACTCTGGGGACAGCTGTCTCTGGGATGTTCCAGGAGAGCCAGGACTTTGGCCTCAGCTCTTCCCATATCACCCATCTTTCCCAGGAAGTGATCCGCCATTGGGGGTGACgtgacagaaggaagaaaaaagtctcACCAGAGATCCAGCCAGCCACAAACTCCTCCACAGGCATTGTCTGGGCTCGTGCAGAAACTGATGGCTCTAGAAAAGGAGAAGGTGAAAGTTTGattccaccctctccctcccccggGCCCCAGGGTGATCACCTCCCACTAATGTTTAACCCTGGCTGGAGGGTGAGAAGTGGCCTGGTGCCCGAAGAGGGGAGCAAACCAACCTCGGTGACCCTGACAGACTGGAGGAGGTGTGCAGAGTGCAGAATCACACAGGGCAGGGATGACGGGCCCACTGTGGCCTGATCCCCCAACCAGGGCAATGAGGGCCTTCTCGCTGCGTAGCCAGGGATGGCAACTGGTCTCAGCCCCCTGGATGGGTCTCTCCAGGGCTGCCTTAGTTGGCACGGGGCAAGGCCCTGCCAGCCTGTGCTAGCTCAGCTCAAACTCCCATTCTTCCCCACAGGAACTCGCCAGGCCTCCCCACCCCAGGACAGGCAGTGAGGCCAGGTGGAGATGGAACATGGCCACCAGGGGGCAGACGCAGCCTGCGGTTGCCTGTGGCATGGGACCCGCCCCAGCCAGGACAGGGTGGGAACAACCCAGGGGGTACTCAGCTCCCAGCAGTGACTCACCCGTGCCGGAAGCCAGGGGCTCTCTCCAGAGTTGTTTATGACTGCACATGTGATTCAGAACACAGCCTCtctccacctcctccctcccAGGGGAAAGACGGGGTTTTGATTAGATAAAGAGTCCTGCATCTATCTGCAATGGCCCCATCCTGCTCAGAGTCAGAACCAAAATCCGTTCTAGGCTCTACGAGCCCTGTCGGTGCCACCCATTCTCCTCGGGCCTCACATCCAGCCTCCCTGCAAACAGGCTCCCTTCTCCAGCCCTTGGCACTGGTTGGTCCCTCTTCCTGTGCACTCTCACCCCCACCTCCCTTAAGCCTGGGCTCTAATGTCGCCTCCTCAGTGAGGCCTACTCTGATCATCTCATCTCGTACTGCGATTTGCCCCACCCAGCCAGCATGACCTCTGACTCATGAGGTAATACATCCCACCCTGGAAATGCCTCAAGGTCTCTGAGGCTATGTATCTAAGACTGCAAGGGTTCATGCGACTGCTCCCTGGACAGTGTGCCCAGCCTGGGTTTCCGACATAGACATATATTTCTGAGTGGGAAGGGTCCTTGGAGGTCATCGAGTCcaatctccccattttacagagcaggaaactgAGTCTGGGAGGGGAAGAAACTTGTCCAGGCCTAGTCAGGACCAGGACCCAGACTCTTGACCAAGCCAAGAGCCCATCACCCTTCACGGCCAGTGGGGCGCTGCAGTACAGGCCGCTGCCTGCAAAACCTCTACCCAGCCCCCGGCACAATCTGGATCCCGGACGCGTACCGGGTGGGGGAACGGTCCTAAGTCACAAGGTCAATGCTTGCCAGAGCTCGCGCCCCCAGCCCCgattttctgatttccttgaaTCTTCGCTACATCCTGTTACAGGACAACGATCGGGGACTGCAAGTTGCGCAACTCGTCCTGGGTCAGTAGGGTCGGAAGCGAGGGTAGTTCGTGACGCGACCAACCCAGGGGTGTGACCAGACGAGCGGCGCGCGCGCCCGAGGCGTACGGGCATGCGCGGGCCCGCGGGGGGTGTGAGGGAGCGGGCTCCTGCAGAGCGCGTGCGCAGCGGCCCAGGGCTCCGATTGGTTCCCGCGGGCCGGGAAGGCGGGGTCCTGCGCACCGCGCTTCCTCCCGCGGCTCCTTCCGTGTCGCAGCCCCGGCAGCTGGAGGCCGGGCAGGATCCGGAGTCCGGGCGGTGGCGGGCTGAGTGGCGGGCAGGTCGGCGGGGCCGGAGCTGGGGGCCGGAGTCAGGGCAGGAGCCTGGCCGGAAGCTGCGGGCTGTGCGTCCCTGCGAGGTGAGAGCTCGGCGACCCCCTGCCCCGGCCCCCGCCGCGCCCGGGATGGGGGCGCGCTGAGCCCTACCTGGGCATCCCGGCGAGCGGAGCTTCGAGCCCCGCTCCTGACTGTCACGGCTCTGACCCCTCCCACCAGCCCGGACCTCACCTCGGCCGAGGGACACCCCTCTCCTTCCAGTCTGCACACTTGGTCCCTCCAGCCAGCATTGTTCAGCCTCGTAGACCCAACTTGGGACCCCCTCTTCGACCCCCCGTAACTACGGCTTCTCTTTCCCTTTGCAGATGGACGGGACAGAAGGTAATGCCGGGCAGCCCGGCCCCGCTGAGCGGTCCCACCGAAGCAGCGTGTCCTCCGTGGGAGCCCGAGGTGGGTCCCTGCCTCCATCTCTTCCCCTTCATACCCTCCTGGGACCCCAGCTCTGGGGTAGTGGCTCTGACTTATCGTCTCTTTCATTAAAGATAATCTTTCGTATTCATTAAGAAATAAGGTATGTTGAAATGTGGAAaagtcacagaagtcagaagacTTTGGGCTCTGTCACTAGGTTAGAGGCCAACTCGGTACCCTTCTTATATCTCACTCTCCTcgtttgtaaaacaaaacaaaacaaaagcacgTCTCACATAGCTGCAAAATTCAAATCAGatcacatgaatgaatgaaaagtgaCACTTacctttgtttcatttctttctcacaaaCAGCCTTTTGAAAACAGGGATCATTATCTTCGCTTTATAGGGAGGAAACTGGGCCCTAGAGAGGTTAAGGCACAGGCTCCTGGGGCCCTCCAGGTGATCAGGTGTTTGAGCAttcagtgcctcagttttccctatCTGAAAAATGGATCTGAATCTCACCATCCTGGAGATGATTTTGTCATCTCTCAAAGTAGCTGTTGGAGCAGCTAGGGATCCAAAAAGCACCTGCACTTGTGTTAATGATAAACTGTGCCTTCCCTTCCGCAGGCTTCTCATTTGGTTCACAGACACTCTTTGAGGAAGGGGTATTAGCTCtgcttttacagatgaggcagcTGGCACTCAGACTGACTTGCTGAAGTCAGCCAGCTAGCCAGAGACCAGGCAAGGTTTGGAACCGACTGTGCCAGCCTCAAGATCAGTGTTCCTTCACTGTGCCAGTGGTTCCAGGGATGGGGCTTTGAATCTGGCTGCTCTTCCAAGGGTCTCCCTTTGGCTCTGGGCTCCAAATGGGAATCCCACAGGTTGTCACAAGGGAATGCTCAGCTATTGGGGTTGTACTCTCCCTAGCCAGCTTAAGGCAGTCCTGAAAGGCCACAGTATTGACTCCTGAGGCTTGAAGAGTCCTAAGGAAGCATAGACCTGCAACTTGCTTGAACCTGGGGTGGCCTTAGGTATCTTCCGTTCCCATCTTAGCCTGggccagagagagacagagacttgGCTGAGGATAATGGTGGGGCAGGAGCTCTTCCCCTCTCAGCCTGAGAGATAAATAAGCTGCTGTAACCTGTCTCTGCCTTCATTCTCCACCTGTGGAATGTTCTTATTCAGGGCAGAAGCACAGCAGAGTCTTTGGGGCTTCCAGGGGAGTTAGGGGGCTGCAATGGCCAGCCCTAATTTGGACCTTATGGGGTTGGGGTGGGACTGGTCTGTGGGCTGGAGTTGCTGGGTTTCTGGGTGGTTTGAGGGTCTCAGGAAGTCCTAATTGATAGCACTCTTAACAGTATCTTTCAGGGAGGCTGAGGCTCTACCTCTAGAGTGGACTTAGCCTCAGGACTGTGGCCTTGGTTTCCCCAAGGGCTATAGGCTAGGGGCTCCAGCCTCAGTGGGCGGTGAAGAGTCCCCAGTTGGCCTGGCTGTGCCTGGGTAGTGGGCCTCGGCTGACACTGCCCGGCCTCTGTCACAGCAGCTGATGTGCTGGTGTACCTGGCGGACGACTCAGTGGTGCCCCTGGCTGTGGAGAACCTGGCTTCGCTCAGTGCTCACGAGCTGCACCGCGCAGTCCGTGAGGTCCTGCAGCTCCCGGACATTGCCCTGGATGTCTTCGCACTCTGGCTCGTCTCCCCTCTGTTGGGTAAGGGTAGGCAGTGAGAAGCCCGGGCAGGAGGGTTGGAAGGGCACTGGCCAGTGCAGGAGCAAGGGGGTCAGTGTCGAAATCTCTCGCCACTACACCTGAGGGGGAGTGGGACTTGGGTGTGTCCTGGAGCAATGGTACCTGGGCCTGGGGCATCAGGAGGAACAGGACTGTGAGAGAGGGAGGCAAGGGTCTGTGGTCACTGAGCACAAGGTCGTCGCACAGCCTGGGCCCACGTAATTTCACCTCATTCTCATGGCCCAGGCCTGTCATGCAGATGAGGACATTAAGGATTGGAGTGGGGAGGCCAGTGAGTGGCAGGACCAAGACAGAACCGAAGCCTGGGTGGCCTCACAGCAGGCCTCCTTGAACTGTATCCTGTTccatgggggcagggagaagggtgTGACACAGCCTGGGAAACGGCCACCTCTGACTGTGAGGCTTTTGCcgagggtggggagggcaggaagaGCAGGGACACAACTTCTCTGCCAGGGAGCCTCTAGCCCTGCCTGGTTTCTGTCCCTGTGACCTCCCACATCCTGCCCTTTCAGGCTGAGATCACaaggtggagtgggggtgggcgTGGCTCTCCAGATCCTCAGGCGGGGGGATCCCTGGGTAAGTAGGGTCTCTGAGCCTGCTGGCTTGAACAGAAAGAGGGCCAAGGGAGAGGATGCCCCATGTCATCATTTGGGGAAGTAAATTGGTGCCAGGGCCAGGCATGTTTTCTGAGCTTAAATATTCCCTTTGTTGTAGAGGAACAGGGGCAAGAAGGGGGTGACTGGTCCCACTGAGAGTGAGCAGTACAGCCTGAGTCAGGCCCAAGGGGTCCCTAGTGGTTCCCGCCTCTCCTGAGGCCACTGGGGTGTGCACCTCTATCTGGAGGGAGGCTCCCCATCAGcttggagggagagagggagccgccggcaccccccccccccccccccccgccagccGGAGCTTCCTGCCCAGCTGCTGCTCCAAGTCTCTCACCCACCCACTTCCTGCTGGCCTGTGTCCCCTGCCtccccacacccagcccagctgCCTTTCTTTCACCTCTAGGCTGTTGGTCAGGACCGTGGACCCCTCGGCTTGTATGTTTGGAAAAGTGGGAAGGGCATTCCATGTGGGTCAGCCCTTGCCCTGCCCCAGGAGGCTCCTGGTGCCGGGTATGGGCAGCCTGTGCcctcctcccacttcctcctccgtctaccccctccccctcctcaccACATTCCTGACCCCCCACGGTCAGAACTTGAATGGGCTGCCTGTGTGGTGCCACACTGTCCAAGAGGAGGTGGCTAGAGGCCCCAGCACAAAGTCAGCACCCACTTTGTTCCCAGGCCAGTTTCAGGAAGCTGAAAGGCCACTTAAGCTTTGACCCGGAGTTCCCAGACTGGGTGAAACAGTGACAGAGGCCCCAGGGCCGTGAGCCCGGCAAGGTAGGGAGGGGGTGCCGTTGGCTGGAGCCACCCTCATGCCAAATGTTTTGGCAGGGCTTGGCCTTTTCAGTGCCATTGTCACTGCATAGAACATGGCTCCAGGGACTGTCAGTCTCATTTGGGTGACAACCTCCAGACAGGAAAGCCCCATCTGGAAGTCTGTGGGACCACAGGGTCAGCATAGTCCTGTTCTGATGATGGAGTCCTCTGAGCTGTGGGGTCAAGGTTAAGGCTGGCCAGGGCTGGGCTGTTAGCAGGAGGAAGGGCGTCCTTGTCCCCGGGGTCTACCCCCCCCCAGTGTGTCCAGCAGATCCCAGCTAGTCAGTTACCTTGTTCACTCCACAGGGATAAGTCGGGCAGCATTCTCCATGCTGGGGACGAATggtgtccctgccctcagggaacttACAGTGGAACATCAGAATTTAAAGTGTGGGGAAGGGACATTTGGAAGCAGAGCTCTGTTCCTGGTTTAGCCACTAACTctttgtggccttgggcagtCACTGTCCCTCTGGGCATCAGTTTCTCACCTACAAAGTGGATGATCTTCCGGCCCTCCCAGCCCTGATGTCCTAGAAGTCTCCAGATGGAGCGAGCACAAGATCCCTCTCCCGCTTGCTGTGTGACTTAGGACCAAAAACTTAATCTCTTTGAGTCTGTTTTTGCTATGGGTGGAAAAGGGAACAGGCTTATTGCAGGGTACGTGCACATAAATTACTTGAAATTGTTCTGCGCAGTTACTGTGGGCTGTGACTGTCATCATTATTGCTGTTGTTAGTGGGCAGTGTGATGGGATTGGGTGGCAGCCATCAGACTGGTCAGACACTGCGTGGGCCACTTCCCCTCTCATTCCACAGAGGTGCAGCTGAAGCCCAAGCATCAGCCCTACAAGCTGGGCCGCCAGTGGCCGGAGCTGCTGCTGCGCTTCACCGATGCCCCAGATGACGACGTGGCCATGGGTAAGTACTGCTGCCCGCCTGTCCCCACCTCAGGGGCCCACCTGAGTCTGGAGCATTGGCTCCCAGCCTAGCCAGGTGTCAGGTGGAGCTGCCATCACTGAGGGGCAGGACCTGCATCTCCCCCAGGCTCTGTCAGCCATTTTTGGCAGGGGAAGAAGGGGTCCCTAAGGCCAGCCAGGAGAGGTGTGGGCTGGGAGGAGCATGAGCCTCTTGAGATGAGGTGTGCACCCTGCTTTCTGGACGGCTCTCGGGTTTCTCAGTCATGGTGGGTGAGGTTGGGAGCTGGAACCTAGGCCAGTCAAGGGAGAGGGTAGGGCTGGGCCAAGGGGGGCGGCCAGGCAGCGACCCCAGCCTCTCTCCCCAGACGAGCCTTCCCTGCAGTTCCGAAGGAACGTGTTCTTCCCAAAGCGGCGGGAGCTCCAGGTGAGCGGGAGCCCAAGCCGCACTGCCCAGGGCCCAAGCCTTGTGCCCAGCCGCCCCTGTCCCTGGCTCCCCATGCCTTGCCCGCCCCCAGCTGAGCAGCCTTTCCCTGCACACTGGCCCACAGATCCACGACGAGGAGGTACTGCGGCTGCTCTACGAGGAGGCCAAGGGCAACGTGCTGGCCGCGCGGTACCCGTGCGACGTGGAGGACTGCGAGGCACTGGGAGCCCTGGTATGCCGCGTGCAGCTTGGGCCCTACCAGCCCGGCCAGCCTGTGGCCCACACCCTGAGGTGAGGGGCAGTGTGGCAGGAGGCAGGGGCACCGGGTGGGCTTGGGTGAGTCAGTCCACCTTTTGGAGCCTACTTTTCCTCATCCATGCCAGGCAGTCAGAGACTTGGTAAAGTGACTCTGTGAGAGGAGCCCACAGCCAGGGGAGCCCCAGACATGTGGGAGGGTGGGGCCCAGCCTCCAGCCGAGGGCAGGAGGGAGCTGGGCTTGTTCTTTTGGAGTCACAGCCAGGAACCAACCAAAcgctgccccctgcccccctccagTTACCAGTAACAGTCCCCAGCTTTCCAACCGCCTGGGATGGAGCCTGTTCCCAGACTCTCAGCATGTCAGCTCCCCACTTCCCACCTCTCTCTCGGGAATTCGGGAACTAGCGGGCCTGGGAGCAGTGAGGGTCAAGGCTACCGTGACAGCCAATCAGGCCAGTCTCTGACTTCCATGGAGGACGATCCTGAGGTCTAGAAAGAATTCCACTGAAGATAAGCTTGCAGCCCAGCCTCTTCCTAGCCAGGGTTCCTCCCCACTCCGACCCTGCGTGTGGGTGAGCCAGGGAGAGAGGTGTGCGGACAGGGGCCCTGCACTGGGGGACCTACAGCTGGAGCCTGGCAGAGACCACCCTGGCTCAGAGTCCAGCCTGAGGGCTCCCAGCTGAGCTGGCTCCAGGCTGGTGGCCGTGGGGTCCTGGTCCTCATGATAGTCATGTCAGAAAGTAACAACAAACTCAGCTCGAACTGTTTGGAAGCaaggggtctttgttggattgtGTAGCAGATGAGGCTGGGCCAATTGTGGTGCCTCAGCCGAGCTCAGTGCAGGGGCTCTGGTGGGATCCCACCCCTGTCCTTGCTCTTGCCCAGCCTTGCAATCCTCTGGGCCAGCTCGCCCTCAAGCAAGCTCTTGTGGCCAGGAGGCCACAGCTGTTGTGTTGGGAAGGAGAGCCTCTCTTCCCTTACATGGCCTGACCCTCAGATTCACTCTGATGACCGATGGCTCGGTCCCAGGTCTACCCAAAGGAAACGCTGGCCAGGCCAGTGACTAGCTGCAGCCTGGGTCCTCCCTTGTGTCCCACCATGAGCCTGCACAGATGCCGTGGACTGAGAGTGGGGAAGGCTGGGTTCCCACGTGACAATGGGGAGCTGTTGATAGAAGTAGGGATGTGTGGGGAAAGGTGGACAGCCCCCTGGAGAGCCCTCCCCATGCCCTTCGTGGTTGGGCCTCAGGGCAGCACAAGTTCCTTCCTTGCCTTGGCCCTTCCCCTGAACCAGCTGTCCCCTCCCCGTGGCCTGGGGTGTGGAAGCCCCAGCAGGGCCCTCTTCCCTcttgagtgaaaagaaaaccacccCGAGATTTGTTCAGCACTAACCTCATGCCAGGCACATGCCAGCACCCTTCTGTGCAAGTAAGGAttagtgtccttgtttttgttttttgtttttttaaagatgaccggtaaggggatcttaacccttggcttggtagtgtcagcaccacgctctcccgagtgagccacgggccggccctggtgtCCTTGTTTTATacaaggggaaactgaggctcagaggactCAAAGACTGAGAAATCCAGCTGCAGCTGATCAGAATGACCAGTGCACAGCCCACGTGATCCCCGGGCTGCCTGAGCTGGGAACGCCAGTTATGGTTCTGCTGAGagtctttccttctttgtatCGTGCGTGAGGATGTCCTGTTTTTCTGTGCTGATTGTAGGCTGGTGTTTTCACATCCATGTCTGGCAGAACAAAGCAGTGACAGTGTTAGGCCACTTGCACCAGTTTTTGGTTGTAAAAGTTCCACTGCTTCAGAAATCCCAACTGTCTCAACTTAGTGGCACAGATGTTGCTCTGAAACCCTGATGCCACAGTCGGCCTCCAGGCAGGTGGCCTGGTGTTGactcttctcttggcttcccAACCTTTGCTTGGGCCTCTTACCTGTGCAATGGAGCTGCAGACCTGCACCCACCTCTGGGCCTTCCTTCTGTGCCCGGCCACCCTGGGTGTCAGCTGCCCCATGCAAGATGGGGTGGGTGGTCCTCctccacagtgcc of Cynocephalus volans isolate mCynVol1 chromosome 4, mCynVol1.pri, whole genome shotgun sequence contains these proteins:
- the FRMD8 gene encoding FERM domain-containing protein 8 isoform X3, yielding MDGTEGNAGQPGPAERSHRSSVSSVGARAADVLVYLADDSVVPLAVENLASLSAHELHRAVREVLQLPDIALDVFALWLVSPLLEVQLKPKHQPYKLGRQWPELLLRFTDAPDDDVAMDEPSLQFRRNVFFPKRRELQIHDEEVLRLLYEEAKGNVLAARYPCDVEDCEALGALVCRVQLGPYQPGQPVAHTLREKLDSFLPAHLCKRGHGFFAALRGRGAKAGMGEQGLLDAYRQVKEAVSSAIGQEATLGTHYRAYLLKCHELPFYGCAFFHGEVDKPAQGFLHRGGRKPVVVAISLEGVHVIDSREKHVLLGLRFQELSWDHTSPEEEEPVLWLEFDGDSEGTPVNRLLKIYSKQHGVGEIHPAASDHS